A window of the Labeo rohita strain BAU-BD-2019 chromosome 1, IGBB_LRoh.1.0, whole genome shotgun sequence genome harbors these coding sequences:
- the LOC127165008 gene encoding N-acyl-aromatic-L-amino acid amidohydrolase (carboxylate-forming) B isoform X1 has protein sequence MALVFLPALARMAVTGGTHGNEMSGVYVVQEMERQRKEKGEGAWPIPVTTVLSNPRAVKECRRYVETDMNRCFNTDTLSSPITDSSPYEVRRAQELNKLMGPKGSKDAIDLICDLHNTTSNMGLTLIHYTSSDWVTLHICKYLQTKITKVPVRVLVLDIPISDAYSLESVSKHGFSIEVGPQPQGVVRADIYMIMKEAVDLTIDWIHKFNSGTVRPKQMWLKCVLFLNMLFSGTVFEGGDVEAFEFIKSVDYPRDPETRTLTAAIHPQLQDRDFCLLKQGDPLFLSFSGETVKYKEKEPLHPFFINEAAYYEKGIAFHLGKKMMLTVPKVQVQKD, from the exons ATGGCATTAGTGTTCCTACCAGCACTGGCTCGTATGGCCGTAACTGGCGGCACCCATGGAAACGAGATGTCCGGTGTGTATGTGGTGCAGGAGATGGAGCGACAGCGGAAAGAGAAGGGAGAGGGCGCATGGCCGATTCCTGTTACAACCGTGCTGTCAAACCCACGGGCTGTGAAAGAGTGCAGAAGATACGTTGAAACTGATATGAACCGCTGCTTCAACACAGACACGCTGAG TTCTCCTATTACAGACAGCAGCCCGTATGAAGTCCGGCGTGCACAAGAACTGAACAAACTGATGGGGCCGAAAGGATCCAAAGATGCAATAGACTTGATCTGTGACCTTCATAACACCACGTCTAACATGGGTCTTACACTCATCCATTACACATCCAGTGACTGGGTGACCCTGCACATCTGCAAATACTTACAG ACTAAGATAACCAAAGTGCCTGTGAGAGTGCTGGTACTGGATATCCCGATTAGTGATGCTTATTCCTTGGAGTCTGTTTCCAAGCATGGCTTTT CAATAGAGGTCGGGCCGCAGCCGCAAGGTGTCGTCAGAGCCGACATCTATATGATTATGAAAGAGGCCGTCGACTTGACAATAGACTGGATCCACAAATTCAACTCAGGTACTGTAAGACCTAAACAGATGTGGTTGAAGtgtgttttatttctaaatatgtTGTTTTCAGGAACGGTGTTTGAAGGCGGGGATGTGGAAGCCTTCGAGTTTATCAAGAGTGTTGATTATCCTAGAGATCCAGAGACTCGGACTCTCACTGCTGCCATTCATCCTCAGCTACAG GATAGAGACTTCTGTCTCCTTAAGCAGGGTGAcccattatttttgtcattttctggAGAAACCGTGAAGTACAAGGAAAAAGAGCCACTTCATcctttctttatcaatgaagcTGCCTACTATGAAAAGGGAATCGCTTTTCATTTGGGAAAAAAGATGATGCTGACGGTTCCAAAGGTGCAAGTGCAGAAAGACTGA
- the LOC127165008 gene encoding N-acyl-aromatic-L-amino acid amidohydrolase (carboxylate-forming) B isoform X2, with protein MALVFLPALARMAVTGGTHGNEMSGVYVVQEMERQRKEKGEGAWPIPVTTVLSNPRAVKECRRYVETDMNRCFNTDTLSSPITDSSPYEVRRAQELNKLMGPKGSKDAIDLICDLHNTTSNMGLTLIHYTSSDWVTLHICKYLQTKITKVPVRVLVLDIPISDAYSLESVSKHGFSIEVGPQPQGVVRADIYMIMKEAVDLTIDWIHKFNSGTVFEGGDVEAFEFIKSVDYPRDPETRTLTAAIHPQLQDRDFCLLKQGDPLFLSFSGETVKYKEKEPLHPFFINEAAYYEKGIAFHLGKKMMLTVPKVQVQKD; from the exons ATGGCATTAGTGTTCCTACCAGCACTGGCTCGTATGGCCGTAACTGGCGGCACCCATGGAAACGAGATGTCCGGTGTGTATGTGGTGCAGGAGATGGAGCGACAGCGGAAAGAGAAGGGAGAGGGCGCATGGCCGATTCCTGTTACAACCGTGCTGTCAAACCCACGGGCTGTGAAAGAGTGCAGAAGATACGTTGAAACTGATATGAACCGCTGCTTCAACACAGACACGCTGAG TTCTCCTATTACAGACAGCAGCCCGTATGAAGTCCGGCGTGCACAAGAACTGAACAAACTGATGGGGCCGAAAGGATCCAAAGATGCAATAGACTTGATCTGTGACCTTCATAACACCACGTCTAACATGGGTCTTACACTCATCCATTACACATCCAGTGACTGGGTGACCCTGCACATCTGCAAATACTTACAG ACTAAGATAACCAAAGTGCCTGTGAGAGTGCTGGTACTGGATATCCCGATTAGTGATGCTTATTCCTTGGAGTCTGTTTCCAAGCATGGCTTTT CAATAGAGGTCGGGCCGCAGCCGCAAGGTGTCGTCAGAGCCGACATCTATATGATTATGAAAGAGGCCGTCGACTTGACAATAGACTGGATCCACAAATTCAACTCAG GAACGGTGTTTGAAGGCGGGGATGTGGAAGCCTTCGAGTTTATCAAGAGTGTTGATTATCCTAGAGATCCAGAGACTCGGACTCTCACTGCTGCCATTCATCCTCAGCTACAG GATAGAGACTTCTGTCTCCTTAAGCAGGGTGAcccattatttttgtcattttctggAGAAACCGTGAAGTACAAGGAAAAAGAGCCACTTCATcctttctttatcaatgaagcTGCCTACTATGAAAAGGGAATCGCTTTTCATTTGGGAAAAAAGATGATGCTGACGGTTCCAAAGGTGCAAGTGCAGAAAGACTGA
- the cldnd1b gene encoding claudin domain-containing protein 1b, whose amino-acid sequence MVDNRYATALVIGSVLSLLATVYLSVAMGTQHWYQYHSQPASNDANNGSDLQTMRHEFEAEESDERNYSNALFRLNGTLGLWWRCILVPRDSPWFREPDPIMVTKCQAFTLQQQWESKYILPGNVNSGEDLLRTYLWKCQFLLPLVSVGLVFLAALIGVCACLCRSITPTLFVGLLHLLAGLCSVATVCCFLTGIHLLHELSDLPEGMDRSPGWSLFLALVSSPLQIMAAALFIWAARSHRQHYTRMTAYRVA is encoded by the exons ATGGTGGACAACCGATATGCCACGGCGCTGGTCATCGGCTCTGTGCTGAGCCTGCTTGCCACGGTCTATCTCTCCGTTGCAATGGGAACGCAGCACTGGTACCAGTACCACAGCCAGCCGGCCAGCAATGATGCCAACAACGGCTCAGACCTGCAGACTATGCGGCATGAGTTTGAGGCAGAGGAAAGCGATGAGAGGAACTACAGCAATGCTCTGTTTCGGCTTAATGGCACGCTGGGTCTCTGGTGGCGCTGCATTCTGGTGCCCCGAGACTCGCCCTGGTTTAGAGAGCCTG ATCCGATAATGGTGACAAAATGTCAGGCCTTTACTTTGCAACAGCAGTGGGAATCCAAGTACATACTTCCTGGAAATGTTAACAGCGGAGAAGATCTGCTGCGTACAT ACCTGTGGAAGTGTCAGTTTCTGTTGCCGCTGGTCTCTGTGGGGCTGGTGTTTCTCGCGGCGTTGATCGGAGTGTGCGCCTGCCTTTGCCGCAGTATCACTCCCACACTATTCGTAGGGCTGCTACATCTGCTGGCCG GCCTGTGTTCCGTGGCCACCGTATGCTGTTTTCTCACTGGCATCCATTTGCTACACGAATTATCCGACCTGCCCGAAGGGATGGACCGTTCTCCAGGCTGGTCTTTGTTTTTGGCCCTGGTCTCGTCTCCGCTGCAAATCATGGCTGCTGCGCTCTTCATATGGGCCGCGAGAAGCCACCGCCAACACTACACTCGAATGACAGCATATAGAGTTGCCTAA
- the glb1 gene encoding beta-galactosidase has product MAPGVGLMSVLLLTLPLVTYAATPSFSIDYRQNCFLKDGEPFRYISGSIHYSRIPRVYWKDRLLKMYMAGLNAIQTYVPWNFHEPVPGQYDFSGDRDLEHFLQLCQDIGLLVIMRPGPYICAEWDMGGLPSWLLRKKDIVLRSSDPDYIAAVDKWMGKLLPIINHYLYQNGGPIITVQVENEYGSYFACDYNYMRHLSQLFRSYLGEEVVLFTTDGAGVGYLKCGSLQGIYATVDFGPGSNVTAAFAAQRHAEPRGPLVNSEFYTGWLDHWGKKHSVIPTAAVVKSLNEILQVGANVNLYMFIGGTNFGYWNGANSPYGPQPTSYDYDASLTEAGDLTKKYFAIREVISMYKEIPEGILPPSTPKFAYGQVQMKKLKTVSESLDLISVSGPVKTLYPPTFTEMNQGFGFVLYQTVLPFNCLKPTPLSSPLNGVHDRAYISIDGIAAGILERNKALTINITGKAGSRVDILVENMGRINYGKEINDFKGLVFNLTLGADFLSNWTVYSLNIDEAVQQGLLSASSRFISTSSRFATSPPTVLSPPTFYAGSFIIPNGIPDLPQDTYIQFPNWRKGQVWINGFNVGRYWPSRGPQVTLFVPAHLLSTSVQNNITVLELEASPCSSGSCTVEFTDTPIINATVKSTGLYKRGPADFWSRTILD; this is encoded by the exons ATGGCGCCTGGTGTCGGACTGATGTCGGTTCTCCTGCTGACACTTCCATTGGTCACG tatgctGCAACACCCAGTTTCTCCATTGATTACCGTCAAAACTGCTTCCTTAAAGATGGAGAGCCATTTCGCTACATCTCCGGCAGCATCCACTACAGCAGGATTCCCAGAGTCTACTGGAAGGACAGGCTACTCAAGATGTACATGGCTGGTTTGAACGCCATCCAGAC GTATGTGCCATGGAACTTCCACGAGCCGGTGCCTGGTCAGTatgacttcagtggggatcggGATCTAGAGCACTTCCTACAGCTGTGCCAAGACATCGGCCTGCTAGTTATAATGAGACCAGGTCCCTACATCTGTGCAGAATGggatatg ggagGTTTGCCTTCCTGGCTGTTGAGAAAGAAAGATATTGTCCTGCGATCATCTGATCCAG ATTACATTGCAGCTGTGGATAAGTGGATGGGGAAGTTGTTGCCCATCATAAACCATTACTTGTACCAGAACGGTGGACCCATCATTACTGTGCAA GTAGAGAATGAATACGGCAGTTACTTTGCCTGTGATTATAACTATATGCGGCATCTCAGCCAGCTGTTTCGCTCTTATCTGGGTGAAGAGGTGGTCCTGTTCACCACAGATGGAGCGGGTGTGGGTTATCTCAAGTGTGGATCCCTCCAGGGCATCTATGCCACTGTTGACTTCGGACCAG GTTCAAACGTGACTGCTGCTTTTGCAGCACAGAGACATGCAGAGCCACGTGGTCCTTTG gtgAATTCTGAGTTCTACACAGGCTGGTTGGATCACTGGGGCAAGAAACACTCTGTCATTCCCACAGCTGCTGTGGTCAAGAGCCTTAATGAAATTCTGCAAGTGGGAGCCAATGTTAACTT ATATATGTTCATCGGTGGAACTAACTTTGGCTATTGGAATG GTGCCAATTCTCCTTATGGTCCTCAACCAACCAGCTATGACTATGACGCCTCGCTTACAGAAGCTGGAGACCTGACAAAGAAGTATTTCGCCATAAGAGAAGTCATCAGCATG tacaaagaGATACCAGAAGGAATACTGCCTCCATCAACACCTAAATTTGCTTATGGGCAAGTGCAAATGAAAAAG CTCAAGACCGTGTCTGAGTCTTTAGATTTAATATCTGTCTCTGGCCCTGTAAAAACTCTTTACCCACCAACATTTACTGAAATGAATCAG GGGTTTGGCTTTGTGCTGTATCAAACTGTGTTACCCTTCAACTGTTTGAAGCCCACCCCGCTGTCGTCTCCACTAAATGGAGTCCATGATCGGGCATATATATCCATTGATGGT ATTGCTGCTGGTATTTTGGAGAGGAACAAGGCACTCACCATCAATATAACAGGAAAAGCTGGCAGCCGTGTGGACATCCTGGTGGAGAACATGGGCAGAATCAACTACGGCAAagaaattaatgattttaag GGCCTGGTGTTTAATCTGACTCTGGGTGCTGATTTTCTGAGTAATTGGACGGTGTACTCTCTGAACATCGATGAAGCAGTGCAGCAGGGCCTGTTGTCGGCATCGAGCAGATTCATCTCCACCTCCAGCAGGTTCGCCACCTCTCCTCCTACTGTGCTTTCACCTCCAACCTTCTACGCTGGCAGCTTCATCATCCCTAACGGCATTCCTGACCTCCCTCAGGACACATACATCCAGTTTCCCAACTGGAGGAAG GGTCAAGTGTGGATTAACGGTTTTAATGTGGGCCGCTACTGGCCGTCCCGTGGGCCACAGGTGACCCTCTTTGTCCCAGCCCACCTGCTCAGCACCTCCGTCCAAAACAACATAACTGTTCTGGAGTTGGAGGCGTCACCTTGCTCCTCTGGTTCCTGCACGGTGGAGTTCACTGATACTCCCATCATAAACGCCACAGTGAAGTCAACCGGCCTCTACAAGAGAGGTCCAGCAGACTTTTGGAGTAGAACGATATTAGATTAA
- the ccdc86 gene encoding coiled-coil domain-containing protein 86: MPASKNKKTDGGDGAAKAEALDNEEDSPIVSRTRSGRRLHTPAAKTPVRRTRKSVIREDPVESTESRQESPPDERPADTKGDQCSQVTETVCPDVSNVTSTSADVSQEPVADTAGLIGSDQTSEKENVLSNTETESTGPTDPKNKAKKKAKKRTHSESSETKSQMIPLGKPKSGRVWKDRNKQRFSALLRDKPLRTSWEKKMEAKREKQLMKQYQQQLKDEQIREKEEKKKRRAEHLKRRAENERKAEIVQVIKNTAKIKRMKKKTLRKIEKRDTLSMVQKTPPSVKKGSGKTNSGL; this comes from the exons ATGCCAGCGtctaaaaacaagaaaacagacGGCGGAGATGGTGCTGCCAAGGCAGAAGCTCTTGATAATGAAGAGGATTCTCCAATTGTGAGCCGCACACGGAGTGGTCGCAGACTACATACACCCGCGGCTAAAACTCCCGTCCGCCGGACCAGAAAGTCTGTTATCCGAGAAGATCCGGTAGAAAGCACCGAGTCTCGGCAGGAATCACCCCCGGATGAACGTCCAGCAGATACTAAAGGTGATCAGTGCAGTCAGGTGACAGAAACAGTGTGTCCAGATGTATCTAACGTTACATCAACATCAGCAGATGTCAGTCAAGAGCCAGTGGCGGACACTGCAGGTTTAATAGGATCAGATCAGACCAGTGAGAAGGAAAATGTGTTAAGTAATACAGAGACTGAATCCACTGGTCCCACTGACCCCAAGAATAAGGCCaagaaaaaggccaaaaaaaggACTCACTCAGAATCcagtgagacaaaaagtcagatgATTCCTCTTGGGAAACCAAAGTCTGGAAGAGTATGGAAAGACAGAAATAAGCAAAG gtTCTCCGCTCTGTTGAGAGACAAACCTCTGCGTACGTCATGGGAAAAGAAGATGGAGGCCAAGAGAGAGAAGCAGCTGATGAAGCAGTACCAGCAGCAGCTGAAAGATGAGCAGATCAGAGAGAAAGAG GAGAAAAAGAAGAGAAGAGCAGAACATCTTAAAAGAAGAGCAGAAAATGAGAGAAAAGCAGAGATTGTGCAAGTG ATTAAGAATACAGCAAAGATCAAGAGAATGAAGAAGAAAACCCTGAGGAAGATTGAGAAAAGAGACACACTCTCGATGGTGCAGAAAACACCACCCAGTGTCAAGAAAGGTTCAGGGAAAACAAACAGCGGCTTGTAG